The Mesoplodon densirostris isolate mMesDen1 chromosome 17, mMesDen1 primary haplotype, whole genome shotgun sequence genome contains the following window.
TTCACTGCATCTTAGCGCTTGTCTTTTGCCTTGCTGGGATCTATTTTATCTGCCTCCTCTGCTAGAATGAATTGCTTGGAGGCTCCAGGAGGCATTCAGGTAGCTGTTGCCTGACTGAACGAggaaaggaatgaatgaagagtTGGATCACTGTTAGTTCTTACTCTGACACTGGCTAGAAGGTGAGTTCTGGTTACCTTCTTCGTATGGCATGTGCAAGGAAAGAGGTCATCCTCGGTCTGTGGTTCTACCCTCTTCATGCCCTCCCGGATTTGGGGCTCACCCACTTGTAAACTGGCATATTCCTGTATAGGAGACAATACAAAAACATGTCTTATATATCACTTAACGTCCACTTACCAAATTAGACACACCGGAGTTTGCTAGAACACAGTCCACTTAACACATGTGTCAAGTTGTGGTATGCAGGGTCCTCCATATTCCCCTTAAAAGCCCAACAACAGAGCTTCTGAGAGGCGGCTGACCTTTGGGCACTGGCTGCCTATTTCTAAGGGACCACTCCTTAGTCTACGCTTCACTGATATGACTCGTACGGTATTTTGTTTTGACCTTCTGCCACGTAGCGAAAATAATTGTGCTCCCCATCTTCCCTTGACTGAGAATCTGAGGATAGACTATTTCTGCCTGACCCACCATAGCTGGTACAGCCTCAGTCGCATCTTCATTCATCATGCACTTGCTCTGGGCTAAGCTCTGGCCGAGGCGCTTAGGCTCGAAAAATGTGAGTTGAATGAGTGAACTCTACCCTGTGGCTCTTTGGGAATTCAAATAGTACATCCCCCCAGCTCCTTCTTCAGTTTACATACTTCACCATCCCCTAGGAAAGGTTATAAAGGGGGAAGGGACCAGGAATGACCAACTTTGTTCTGCAGCAGAGCCTAAGACACGGGGCTCAATATCTGCAATTCTGcaattctgaattaaaaaaaatcttaacttaGATCTAGTACTATTATTAGCCAATTACTTGTTTActactgcattttttttaaaaaaaagaacctttcAAATTGTCAGATATGCTCTGATTACAATGCCTAAATGGTAGGTCCATAAAAACAATTTCCAAGAAAAGTCGTGGCCCATATGGGGTCAGCACAACAGGTCCAAACATACCTTGCACTgtatagaaaaagaaatggtaaggCAGCAGCAATATTGTACAGAGAGGAAATGTGAATCCACACACAGTAACTCTGTAGGATCAGAAGCCAATTTTCTAACCACATACCACATGGTTCTAACGTTAATACTTTTCTTTTAAGGTTGTAGCATTCTCCATTAGCTAATCTTTGGCTTTCtactattttcattattatttaatatttatcccTGATTTTTGCCTACAgaggtatacatatatctcctaaATGAATATACTATTAGAAATTGTTAAGTGAAATATTACTTGCTACTAACATGACCAATTACAAGTATGtctattttcttagaaaatacTGACctggaaaagtttaaaataataacagaataTGTCATCACCCATGAGATTATTTCTTGCAAATTCTTGTCCTGTTTTTGCTATCTTCTTTGCCTGTGGGAACAAGAATAATATCCTTTAATGAAACATACTTTTCCCCATACAGACATATGCTAACTGATCTTCAGAGTACATTTTAGTGGGACAATAGTGGAAAAAATATCTTTGGGGTCTTGTGCGGTAAAGGGAACATTTAACAGAGTACGTTTGTTCAAATCAAAGGGACGATTTTAAGACTTGAAAGTTTGAGAAGTCATATTGGGCCTTCTAGAATTGGCCTCTCTTGGAGAGAAAAGGCATACGATAATTGAACTAACAATGACTTTGCAGAGTAAATGTAAGATGAAGCTTAATGCACTGCCTTAACAATTTTCAGCACACAATTAGTTTGATGCTTCTTTCATGCGATCCCTCATTTTAATCCATAGCACAGTTAGTTTTTCCTCCTGCCAGGCTGGCCATCTTCATTTTCATATTGCTAGGGGAGGTGAGGCAGTGCTTGGGACTCAAATCAAACTGACTAAAGGAGAGAGCATAATCAAGGCCAAGGTTTAGCTTTTTGTGTCATGTGCAGAGTAGACAGCTAATCCAAGCCACTATGCCTGTGTTTACCCTGAAGGGATCTGTGCTATCCGCGGGGAGGTGGTTTCCCATTTACAGGTAAGGGTCTACATCTAAGCATCCCAAATGCTTTCCAGGCACAAGACATTGAAAATGAACCCATGATAATTGGGGTACAAAGAGACTGACCTTACCTCTTCATCgtgatcttttgcccatttaagtTTTTCTAGGAGATCGCTCAGGTTGCTTTTAACTGGAATGTAGTGTTTCCAGGGCTGCAGTTCATTATAAAAGTGTTCATAGTAGATGGAGTCCTGCTTCAGCACCACACTGTCACCTACTAGCAGATATGGTAGGCGATAGGCTGCAACAGTGCCATCGACGTTTATCTGATACTTATGCTGCAAAACAGCAGTAAAGTAGAAGAACCTCcattaaatttcctttttcccaCTCTTTATTCTCCTTCTCTTTCCACACGTCAAACCTCAGATACAAACTGGCCAGATTTTGCCCATGGCCTCCAACACTTAGTAAGCGCTATTATATATAACATGCTGACCTAGAGCTAAGGGCACATTTTGATGTTCTCCCAAGTTTCAAAAAGGGTCCACAAGGCTAATGGTGGGGCAgccaataaaattataaaactgttgTCCTAAGGCTACAACCTAAGGAAAGATAGATTTATCGTGACTGTGTAATCCGTTTACTACTTTCTTGATGGCACGTGAGCACCTCACGATGGCACATTCTATGCCGTGTTACCTTTTAACATCAGGTGGCCACATGCAAGTGTTAATGAAATTAACAAGCTCTGGGGCAAGAACACCTATGAATCAAAATATTTATAGCACTGTGGTAGTCAACAGTCTTTAGCTGTAGCAAATTCAACAGGTAGAAAGAAAGTAAAGGTCTGACAAAACACCCTCTGAAGAGGGATGGCTGGTATCAGATTTGATTTGGTATCAAATCTCCCATTTCTTTCCAAAATTTCTGTATATGCATATGGAAGAAACACAGACAATTCAACTTATGGCCTTTAGGTCTTCCTCGTACCAGGTAACCCATCAAAAGAAAATCAGGCCATTTACAGCACAGACAGCTAATCACTGGCCTTCCCACCTGCAGGAGACAGCTGACTACTTTTTGGCCCACTTTTCCTTTTACCATATGGGGCTTCAAAACCCGTCAGTGGTCTAGAGATCAGGGCAGTATCCCACTGCTTGAAAAAGGGGAGTGGTCAGAGAAAGGATCCATACTGGGGAAACAGGAACAGTCCACATGCTAGACACAGAAAGTGTGTAGCATCTCCAGAGTTCCTGAGCAGAACGTCTAGATGGATTCCAAGTCATTTCCCTACCAGAAGGCCCAACAAGAGACACCtggtttatatttcttctttagtcTATTATGATGCTATGGCTCTtgggagaaatatttgtaaaattactTACATGTATGTATTAATAAAAAAGGATTTGGAGCCGAAATATGCTTTTCTTGAGGGTCAGTTGGGGGAAAAATTACAGCTCTACCCAGGTCCCAAGCTCCTGTGCTGCATATTTAATATCAGGTCTAGGTACTGAGTACAACCCAGGTTGCCCCCCTAGGAACTGGTTAGTCCCCAGGGCTCCATTCCTTACGGTTCCTAAAATGTTGCACTCACCTCTCTCACCCCTGTAATTTACAGGCCTCGATTTCCCGCCCCCAAATGCAGGTATTTGGAAAAACACAAAGGATTGGCCATGGATGATGTCATAccttgaagaaatcaaaaaatgaaATGTGTTTTACAATGGGACCATACAGGCTTTCATCgtgtttaaagaagaaaaagttggTGAAAGCAGCGTCTATGAGTTCCGGGTGTTTTCTGCTGAGTTTAACCAACTCAAGTCTCTCTTTTCGGCTGTCTCGCCCTCTCCAGACAGCTGTGGAGTTTTTGCTTTCCCAGGGAGGACCCGTGTTGGCTTGCACAGACATCATATCCAGACTGACTCTGGAAGACAGAGAGTGCAACAGATTTTTCTCCCAAACCATCATATTGCAAGGGTTGTTGGGAAAGAATTCACCAAGGAAAGAAAACCAAGGCTCTGGGTCATCTGGGACCCGTCTCTCACCGGCCCATGGTTTCGAGGACAGAGTCAGTCAAGTCATAGGTAGGCATCACGATATCCTTGGAatctgtggagccacaccaggaAAAGATCGGATGGATGTTTGAATcggatttctttttttccaaaggcCAGTCTCCCAAATTAACAAAAAACTCCACATCGGGCATCTTCACCTAGGAAAAGAAAGCCAAGATGGTTAAAATGATGGTATAGTTTTTCATATCAGCCATTTCACTATCATTGTCCAAACTCCACTAAAACCCTGCTAAAGCACATTATACCCAGGAACAGGATTCAGCATATGGCAATTCTCCTTTAGGCTCAAAGTAAGTTTAGTACCAAAATAATTTTACTGTAAAGTAtcttctttccttaaaaatatttacttatttatttattattttgactgcactgggtcttagttgcggcatgcaggatcttcattgtggcacgtgggatcgtcattgcggcatgcgggatcttttagttgtggcatgcatgtgggatctagttccccaaccagggatcgaacccaggccgcctgctgggagcgtggagtcttacccactggaccaccagggaagtcccaggtattTTCATCTATAATATACTGTTTGGGGTTGAGTGTATCCCCCCAAAAGATAGGCTGAAGTCCTAAACCCTAGTATCTCAgaatgaccttatttggaaatagggctgcTGCAGATGTATTTAGTTAAGATGAGATCCTACTGGACTAGGGTGgacccttaatccaatatgactggtgtccttgtgaGAAGAGGTGAAGATGTCAAAACACACAAGGATAACACCATATGACAACAGAGcggagtgatgcagctgcaaaccaggaacaccaaggattgccgGGCACCCCCAGAAACTAGGAATAGCCAAGAAAGGATCCCCCCTATAGGTTTTAGAGGAAGCACTGCCCTGCTGACACATTGATttcggacttctagcctccagattGTGAGAGAAcaaattgctgttgtttttagCCACCCAGTTTacagtactttgttacagcatccCTAGGAGACTAATACAGGTCTACTACCTGACATAAAACTTCAGAACAGTATATAGTACTTAAGGGTCCAGAATAGAACAACCCtggtattgttattatttttattttgaaaaattatagtgTAAAACCTGGGCTCAAATTGTCTATTATACATCTGAGAAAAGAGATACTTACTTTTCTAGTCAAAGAAAGTAGTATGGCATCCATGAAAATTCTAAAACCTACATGTTCACCATGAGTCTTGATATAAATCTGGAAGAGAATTGAATGTTTACTGTTAGTCTAAAAGTACCCGCTGACTTCACTGAGATCAATCTTATCACAATGATCTGCagaatgatttttaataaaactaTGTAGCTAGTTGTAGCCAAATGgtcaaaattaaaaatcactaaaGGCAAGAAAACCTCAGTCGTGAATTGTACCTTGTTATCCTTCAAGGTATAATGACACAAGCTCTGTCTCTGTCCAAATCTTTTCGGGATTTCTGTTGCAATCTTTTCTGGATCAATGGTAGGGAAATGTGCCAGATCTCTCTGAATTTGAGTAATGGTTTCTGGGCAGTTCATCTCCCATAGCCAGGCTGCACTGTCTTCCAAAGGACAGTCACAATTCTCATGGTAAACTGGCCCTAATTACACACAAGGAACAAAGTATACAGTAATAATTTCACTCAGCATTTGAAACATGTAACAAATGTTCGTAATATGACTTTACAAGTTTTGCCTAGTTAGATGGGGGAGGGCAATTTGatggaaaacatattttaaaaagaaaaacatttttattaccctgCTGTATCTCAAGTTAAGTCTGTTCTGACTGCTCTTCACAGATAGGTGTTATGATATTTTTACAGTCAGGCCCACTTGGCTACTTTTTGCTCTAAGTGGCTACCATagtccattacttttttttttttttttttttttttttggcagtgcggcctgtaggatcttagttccctgaccagggatcgaacccatgcctcctgcagagtcttaaccattggaccaccagggaagttcccatagtccattactctttttttttaaattaatttttattggagtatcattgctctacaatgttgtgttagcttctgctgtatggcaaagcATTACTCTTTATGTTTTGTGTACTTAAGAATAACCAAACATTGGTAAAAGGATATCAGAGGAGTATACCTGTTTTAATGAAAGACAAAATGataagaaatttatatttcagTGGTCTATTATACAAACTAGTTCTTAAAGTGTCTAAGGTACTTTTCTCAATGGATAAATCATCATAAGTAACAATACAAATGGgcattccctggcggttcagtggttaggactccatgcttccactgctggggcctgggatcaatacctggtgggggaactaagatactgcaagccTTGAGGcgaggcaaaaacaaaaaagcaaacaaaaaaaaccaatacAAGTAAATAAAACACCCCTACTATGTTtagtataatatttttttaaagaaaatataaagaagcaaaGTAATCCTCAAAACACCCATTTCATTACTATTATAATGAATTAATTACATGTTTATAGAAATAATACTAACATAATATAGAATCTGAATTGAGATTttactgtcatttatttctatgaGTCTCAGATTGTCACCTGACCCAGGCAGTAGTAGACAACGGGACATCTTTTTAAGGTTAGCAGGTTATATGGTACTGTGTGGTCCTGGTGGAGTGTGGGGAAGAAATGTAGGCACTTTCTAGAAAAACGTTTGCCTTTCGTGGAGCAGGGAGACAAGGAAGATTCGTGTGTCTGTATACACACTGCTTCTCTAATATTTTAGGGTACTGTCTCTGCTGAGAGGGAATGATATGGCTCTAGATAAGAAAGTTGTACTCTTATCCTgtataagaaaacagaatttctcTGGAAAATAgcactgaaacaaaacaaaaaaacccacagtcaATTCCCCCGCTCTCCCATCAAGTCCTCTTTCTTCCTGAAGTGACTGACCAAATTTCAATAACACTCATCAGTTACTTAAGTCATGTATCTCTAATTAAGAAAGCGCCATCGATGACCGTATATATAGCTTGATTGTTCTTGCTAATGTTGTGCCTTTAGGGAGCAACTTCTCTATTAATATGTCCTTTCCTCTTTAGCAAATTGTAATTTCCATTTGAATCGTGCATTTCTCTCTTTTACCAGGACCCTCAATTTAGCTTTCAAGTAggaaatgtctatttttttcttttagtgcaaAAAATACCACGCTAACTTGTTTTTGTTGATCAAATGACATGTATTATTGTGTTCAAATACTGCTGTGTTAAAATTATGTTCcaaattaccttttaaaatatatggagACTTGGCCACATGTTGACCTTGGAATTTGACTTCTATCTTCAGATTTGTGTAGCTCGCATACATTCTGTATCTTACTATGAAGGACCCGTCCTTTCGGTCTAAAATCTGGACGCCCACTCTAGTGAATTGCTCATCTGGGGCTGAGACTTTAATCTGGAACACCTTTTCACCCGGAGAAGATGTGAATCTGTGATGGGAAGAACAGTGAGATAGAAagattattttaagaaacaacCGTGCAAAGATTATGTTCTCTAGTCTGTGAACCTTCCTATTCTCCTCCACATTCTCCCCCTAACATatgcttgtttctttttccttatgcTTTTAGTACCATAATGAATAGGAtggatcagagaggaaaaaaagaagaggattaCAATGGCCAAGATAACATAAAACAGTTTTATTAGAAAATTGCAAGGAGATATGTTGACTACTAATTTATGTAAACATAGAACATACTTATGcatttcatatataaaaatagtcttttcaacctACTATTTATTTCATGCCCATCTGGAAATTTGTGATGAAATGGTGCCTCTAAAGATAATGATTTTCTGAAAAATCtctcaaagattttattttttaaagaatcagtaTTACAAATCACGCTCAGCCACAGGCAAAAGCTAGTAGGTAGTATATCACCCAAGCGACATTGTACAAAAGTGTTTTTTGGAGTGAGTGCTCTGGCTGTTACGATTAAGATGGTATTTAGTTTCCCCAATCGTACTATTTATAGACAAGTGACAAAATTTATAACTCTCCTTTTCTTTGCTTTGGGAAACTTCTTAGTCCCAAGATTTTCTGCCTACAAAATACACACAGCAGCAtccaccaattaaaaaaaagacaatcattTCAGAAGTAAGTGAATTCTACAAATAAGTTTTAAGTATACTTTCAACCGTTGAATTCAGTGGAACGAAATAAAGTTGTAACAAAAATAGGAGATTCATATTTTGATACATTCCCCCTCAACTCTAAAGTTTCAAatagtgctttatttttcttttgagtttcaAAACCTGCTTACCTGCAGAGGTCCACCTGAAAACAGAGAAAGGTGCAACCAAGCAGTTTCTAACAAGTGGGTTTAAATTCCTTATAACAGTTTATgcaaaaataatgagaaagagTACTTTCAGCAAAGTACAGGAGTTTGTTCCCCAGTCATGgggaaatccctatcaaaatagccAGGAGAAGAGCTAATTCGAAATTATTTGTAAAGCTACAGAGAAAAATTGATTGGATGGGGGGAACAGTTACAACCAGATGTGAATAGCACCCAAATGTCCTGGATTTTAAACTGCTGTGGAGAAACGAGTTCTTGGGCGGATAAAATTTAAGGGGAAAACCAGTAAGTTTTAACTGCATTCCGAAATAATCAGGGAGCCATTGCTCGACTTACTTATTTCCTGATGTGTCCACCGCCTGGATGTAGAAATAGCGCGCGGGAAGGACCACAGCTGCTTTGAGCCCGGGTCCCCATATTTCGCTCTTCTCCGGGCTCAGTCGCCTCTCTCCGCCGGTCTCGGCCAGTGCTGGAACTGTCCCCAGAAAGAAGCAGTAAAGCAGCAAAGTGCTAAACATTTACAAGATGGACTCAAAATGATCCACAGATAAATGAAGTGGAAGAGGTGGACGGAACCAGCCGCGGCTCCGGCAGGGGCACGTCGGCCGATCGCAGCAGCAGACGCGGCTCCAAGTGGGGTCCTTTGCTGTGCTGGGCAGGCGCGTGGGTCTCCCCGGAAAGGTCACAACCGGGGCGCTGGCTTGTCCAGCTGAAAGGTGCCAGTAGTTCTGGTGAAATGCGCAAGGACCACGCCGCTCCTCTTCCTCGGGATAATGACAAACTTGCGTTGCTTCTGTAACTGGAGCATCATTGAGGGCGAACGCGTCTCAGGTTCCAGCCCAAGGTGCACGGCCAGGGGATTGGCCCGCGCGTCGGCCCGGACTGAGTAAGGCCTCCTCCAAGTGGATGGCGCAGTGGACACGCGTCCCGGCGCCAGGGCTTCCTGGGACGTGTAGTTCGCGACAGGACTAGCGGAAATCCCGCCAGGTTTTACCATCTCTCACTTGTTATTTACTTTGCCGTCACCGCTTTCAGGGGACAAATAAATAGTAGCTGCCCAGTAGAGGGGCACTTGGGCCTGGAGGCACagctaagattttttaaaaaattgtcactCTGTCCCCCGCACGTGCAGAGGGCAGGTATAAAACACGATGAAAGGAAGGTGTTGTCAATGATATCTGACGATCGGTCGCCCGGCACAGCCGTCCCCGCGCGCTCCGATGGGACGAGAGACGCCAGCCCCAGGGTAACCGGAGGCGCGTCGCGGGCCGAGCGCTGGAAGCTGTGATCCGGGACCGGTGCCGGGCTCCGCTGCGGCCGCAGCGACCCGACCCCACCGGACAGGCCAGAGGTACATCGGGCTGTGGGCAGGGGCCGAGGTGGCCGCCGGCGACTGTGCGCTGTGCCCTCCGCCGGGCACTGGAGCGCCGCGGGCCAGGCCTGCCGCCGCCCACCTGCTCTCTGCGTCGCCAACgcagcctgcgcgtctgggggcCCTGGCCTCTCCGGTGCCCGGTGGCCATCCGAATGGACGCCAGTGCGTGGGGACACGTCTTCCAGGGAAGAAGTGGGGTGAAGAGCTGGGCCGCAGGGTGGCGGGAAGGGTCCGGGAGAGAAAGGACGAGTCCTCTCGGGAACAAAGCCCGATTTGGAGGGGCCGCGGGGATACCGGTGGCTCCCGCCCGGCGGCAGTCTCCACGCCACGCTCGGCAGGGCCCGGGACCGGAACGCGCGGCGGCCGTCCCCTTGCCCCTGCACGCCCGCCCGGGGCCAGCGCGGTCGCAGGAGGGGTCACGGTCAGCTCCGAAATCGTACCGGgagcctcctccttcccttccccccttctCTCGACCTTTTCAGCTGCCGCCTCCCGCCACCCCACCACCAAACTCTGATGGGCCGGTGGAACCGCCAACCAAAGCGGGCCTGGGCGGGGGTTTTCTTTACTGTTTCCTTTTCGGCAATTGTCATTAGTAATGCTATCAACTCGTTCATTCAAAAGCTCGAATCGGGGCCTCCCTCTTCTCCCGGGAGCAGTGATCTGCCCGCGTCCCATTCCCCCCCGGGAGCCCTGAGCACGCGAGCGTCCCCGGGCCCCCGGGCGGATAGGAGGCGGACACCCCGCCGGCCTCTGCCCGCTCCCCGTCGCCGAGAACTCCGGCTTCCCGCCGGGCGGAGGGCGGGAGAAGCGGCCCGGAGGCCTCAATGCGGGGACACGGGGACGCGCGGCCCTCGAAGGCGCCGGGACCGCCGAGCGGCGCGGGCAGGGGGCGCAGCCGTGCTCCTTCCTCTCCGCCCGCGCCGCCTCCGCACACAGCGGCTCCGCGCGGCGGGGACGGGCCTGCGCGATTGTCGCCTCCATCCTGGGGGTCTCCAGGCGCCGCGAGCTTCGCAGAGAAGGGCGGAGGGCCCTCCGCTTGCCTGCCCGGGAGCTTGGGCTCGACGCTGGCCGGAGTGCGGGAGGACCCCCGGTATCCTTCGGAGGCCGGCGCCTCTGCCTGGGAAAGGATTCAGGTCTGACCGCGGAAGGGGCGTGGAGGGCGTGGGGAAGGGTCTGGAGGGGAAGGACCGAGATCAGACCTGCTGAGGCCCAGTGCGTCTGGCCCTCGGAAGAATATTCCATCCTTAGTAAGTCCTTACCTGCCCTTGCGTCTCAGCGGCCTTCCGTGCAGGATACAGATCATAATAGTTGTAATACGTGGAAGACTTTACTGAAGAGACTTTTTAAGATGTTTAGTTCTCTAAGCAAACTTGATGCTTAAAAACAAGGACTTAAGAATCTAACCAGAAAAGAGAGTGTAACCCAGGCCATGAACACTGGAtttacaaatgtttattttacaGAGCAGTTCCTTCCAGGGACTTAAAAATCGTTACTCCAGCGGTGCATTTAAAGCTGgccattttataaaatttcttttccaCAGAGTTAAACAGTACTTCTGTTGCTTGTGATATGATTTTATGAATAAATCATTAAGTCATTGAGCTTAGGTCCTGCAGTCACTTTTATTAGTAAATCTTCATACAGCATGACCTCGTTTACTGGATTAGGGAACCTGAGTTCTCACA
Protein-coding sequences here:
- the POGLUT2 gene encoding protein O-glucosyltransferase 2 isoform X1 produces the protein MFSTLLLYCFFLGTVPALAETGGERRLSPEKSEIWGPGLKAAVVLPARYFYIQAVDTSGNKFTSSPGEKVFQIKVSAPDEQFTRVGVQILDRKDGSFIVRYRMYASYTNLKIEVKFQGQHVAKSPYILKGPVYHENCDCPLEDSAAWLWEMNCPETITQIQRDLAHFPTIDPEKIATEIPKRFGQRQSLCHYTLKDNKIYIKTHGEHVGFRIFMDAILLSLTRKVKMPDVEFFVNLGDWPLEKKKSDSNIHPIFSWCGSTDSKDIVMPTYDLTDSVLETMGRVSLDMMSVQANTGPPWESKNSTAVWRGRDSRKERLELVKLSRKHPELIDAAFTNFFFFKHDESLYGPIVKHISFFDFFKHKYQINVDGTVAAYRLPYLLVGDSVVLKQDSIYYEHFYNELQPWKHYIPVKSNLSDLLEKLKWAKDHDEEAKKIAKTGQEFARNNLMGDDIFCYYFKLFQEYASLQVGEPQIREGMKRVEPQTEDDLFPCTCHTKKVTRTHLLASVRVRTNSDPTLHSFLSSFSQATAT
- the POGLUT2 gene encoding protein O-glucosyltransferase 2 isoform X2; translated protein: MFSTLLLYCFFLGTVPALAETGGERRLSPEKSEIWGPGLKAAVVLPARYFYIQAVDTSGNKFTSSPGEKVFQIKVSAPDEQFTRVGVQILDRKDGSFIVRYRMYASYTNLKIEVKFQGQHVAKSPYILKGPVYHENCDCPLEDSAAWLWEMNCPETITQIQRDLAHFPTIDPEKIATEIPKRFGQRQSLCHYTLKDNKIYIKTHGEHVGFRIFMDAILLSLTRKVKMPDVEFFVNLGDWPLEKKKSDSNIHPIFSWCGSTDSKDIVMPTYDLTDSVLETMGRVSLDMMSVQANTGPPWESKNSTAVWRGRDSRKERLELVKLSRKHPELIDAAFTNFFFFKHDESLYGPIVKHISFFDFFKHKYQINVDGTVAAYRLPYLLVGDSVVLKQDSIYYEHFYNELQPWKHYIPVKSNLSDLLEKLKWAKDHDEEAKKIAKTGQEFARNNLMGDDIFCYYFKLFQEYASLQVGEPQIREGMKRVEPQTEDDLFPCTCHTKKTKDEL